The Spirosoma radiotolerans genome has a window encoding:
- a CDS encoding alginate O-acetyltransferase AlgX-related protein translates to MNSSRTRIVAVLFALVLFLPTLDQGLGLSSRFSSTENRQLTGMPPLNFPHVRSYVKQFDRYYKENFGWRNALFYVYSRWKFNVLNESPLPEKVVVGKNGWLYLGNSYNKVVDQHRGLQPLSADSARRIASHLIQRQQELAKQGATLYIFIAPDSHTIYPEFLPDHLQPSEKPSRLDVLKQAIAQTNLPFIDIRDTLRAAKRDHVVYYQTDTHWNEYGTLIGCASLLNRIRHDQPALPPVRLADYHIEQQNGGAGDLTTMLTLQNEQKDPIYYYIKPAPERIGRQTALIPNEAVGYPSTRFSGTGSGRLLFVGDSFSHGMMNYLPGYFRESYFVRGSKLDPVLVKAERPTVVVIEVVERNIYQLATF, encoded by the coding sequence ATGAATAGTAGCCGCACGCGTATCGTTGCTGTCCTTTTTGCCCTTGTCCTTTTCCTGCCAACCCTTGATCAGGGATTGGGGCTGTCGTCGCGATTTAGCAGCACCGAAAACCGGCAGTTGACGGGTATGCCTCCCTTGAATTTTCCGCACGTCCGGAGCTACGTCAAACAGTTCGATCGCTACTATAAAGAGAATTTCGGCTGGCGGAATGCCTTGTTTTATGTGTACAGCCGCTGGAAATTCAACGTCTTAAACGAATCTCCTTTGCCTGAGAAGGTAGTTGTTGGTAAGAATGGCTGGCTTTATCTGGGAAATAGTTATAACAAAGTCGTTGATCAGCATAGGGGTCTGCAACCGCTCTCGGCCGATTCGGCACGGCGTATTGCCAGCCACCTGATTCAGCGGCAGCAGGAATTAGCCAAGCAAGGCGCGACCTTGTACATTTTTATAGCGCCGGATTCGCATACCATTTACCCGGAGTTCCTGCCCGACCATCTGCAACCTAGTGAGAAGCCTTCTCGGTTAGATGTACTCAAACAGGCTATCGCCCAAACAAACCTTCCCTTTATTGATATTCGGGATACGCTCCGGGCCGCCAAACGCGACCATGTCGTTTATTACCAGACCGATACGCACTGGAATGAATACGGCACGCTGATTGGCTGTGCCAGTTTACTAAACCGTATTCGGCACGATCAGCCAGCGCTTCCCCCCGTTCGCCTGGCCGATTACCACATCGAGCAGCAGAACGGGGGCGCCGGTGACCTGACTACTATGCTGACGCTGCAAAACGAACAGAAAGACCCAATCTATTATTATATTAAACCAGCACCCGAGCGGATCGGCCGCCAAACGGCGCTTATTCCCAATGAGGCCGTCGGCTATCCGTCCACTCGCTTCAGCGGAACCGGCTCCGGGCGGCTCCTCTTTGTTGGGGATTCATTCAGCCACGGGATGATGAATTACTTACCCGGCTATTTTCGGGAGTCCTATTTTGTACGTGGCAGCAAGTTAGACCCCGTGCTGGTCAAAGCCGAACGCCCGACTGTCGTTGTGATTGAAGTCGTGGAACGGAATATCTACCAATTGGCCACGTTTTAA
- a CDS encoding SGNH/GDSL hydrolase family protein: MLAILLLVIGCTKDYPAVVSNKQAPPEPSGVTSTTACSCTTSPGSSTTVTSPVSITTSPPATVPQIDTLKVPAPLFSPDGGTFHIRTQVRLTADALPLGAVIEYSLDNGATWQTGSQFTLITGGTVLSRIRSGNKVSLSRSSAVFNLYFERMLVIGNSIMNHGPAPDLGWFNNNGMAASAPEKDFVHLLTGRLRAFYPTMTVTLQSGGNFERQFGTTDYSFDEFKESLQQVQPDLILVRLGENIDDSQVPKRGFETQLSQLLDGLANYGQPVRVVCTTSVWQQPQADAIIRKVTTEKGHALVDLSCMVGQSQYFASQYTNLGVAAHPNDTGMQRIADLIWEKLK, from the coding sequence ATGTTGGCTATTCTGCTCCTTGTCATTGGATGCACAAAGGATTACCCGGCGGTAGTTAGCAACAAACAAGCTCCGCCTGAGCCCTCTGGTGTTACGTCGACAACGGCCTGTTCCTGTACTACATCGCCAGGAAGTAGCACCACAGTAACTTCGCCTGTTTCGATTACCACCAGCCCGCCAGCGACAGTTCCTCAGATCGACACATTGAAGGTGCCTGCTCCACTTTTTTCGCCGGATGGCGGAACGTTTCATATTCGTACCCAAGTCCGGCTAACGGCCGACGCGTTGCCCTTAGGAGCTGTCATTGAGTATTCGTTAGATAATGGCGCAACCTGGCAAACCGGCAGCCAATTTACGTTAATCACGGGCGGGACTGTGTTGAGCCGGATTCGTTCTGGCAACAAGGTGTCGCTTAGCCGATCGTCGGCTGTATTTAATCTTTACTTTGAACGGATGCTGGTGATCGGGAACAGCATCATGAATCACGGACCAGCCCCTGATCTGGGCTGGTTTAACAACAACGGAATGGCCGCTTCGGCACCCGAGAAAGATTTCGTTCATTTATTGACGGGCCGCTTGCGTGCATTCTATCCTACTATGACCGTCACCCTTCAGTCAGGTGGTAATTTCGAACGGCAATTCGGAACGACAGATTATAGTTTCGATGAGTTCAAAGAGTCTTTACAACAGGTTCAGCCTGATCTGATTCTTGTGCGGCTCGGCGAGAATATCGATGATTCACAAGTACCCAAGCGAGGATTTGAGACGCAGTTGTCGCAACTGCTGGATGGTCTGGCCAACTACGGGCAGCCAGTAAGGGTGGTCTGCACGACCAGCGTCTGGCAACAGCCACAAGCAGACGCGATCATCCGGAAAGTAACGACTGAAAAGGGGCATGCGCTGGTTGACCTCTCCTGCATGGTTGGTCAGAGCCAGTATTTTGCTAGCCAATACACCAATCTGGGTGTAGCCGCCCACCCGAATGATACCGGTATGCAGCGAATTGCCGACTTGATTTGGGAAAAATTAAAATAA
- a CDS encoding MBOAT family O-acyltransferase: MLFSSAIFLFLFLPFFLLVYYLLPKRWHNAFLFAASLCFYAWGEGPVVLVLLLSALINYIAGRLIEQGHRRAGLWLSLAGSLSLLFYYKYANFFVDSVRSLADAFALPVPASLALTHIALPIGISFYTFQGISYTLDIYWGRIRANRSFLDYGTYVAMFPHQIAGPIVRYADIAPELADRTTTIEKFGIGAERFILGLAKKVLLANTFASLADTIFNAPIDSYPTATAWLGIVAYSLQIYFDFSGYSDMAIGLGKMVGFDFKENFNYPYIARSIQDFWRRWHISLSSWFRDYVYIPLGGNRGSQLRTYRNLLIVFFVTGLWHGASWNFIIWGLYHGLFLLIERAGLGKRLERIWPPIAHAYTLIVVLVGWVFFRVETLPEAIHFLQKMLGLGLQPSAAVAYPPAYFLTDELVVSLLLGLVLATPIYPSFQRGSNRWLARLVPVRLLLNSAYVVGLFSLFVLAVMYLAADTYNPFIYFRF, encoded by the coding sequence ATGCTGTTCAGTTCAGCAATCTTTTTATTCCTGTTTTTACCTTTTTTCTTACTTGTCTACTATTTATTACCAAAACGCTGGCACAATGCTTTTCTGTTTGCCGCCAGTCTGTGCTTTTATGCCTGGGGCGAAGGACCAGTCGTACTGGTGCTGCTCTTGTCAGCCCTGATCAACTACATAGCGGGGCGTTTGATTGAACAAGGACATCGGCGAGCAGGCCTGTGGCTTTCACTGGCGGGCAGCTTGTCACTCCTCTTTTACTACAAATACGCCAACTTTTTTGTCGATTCGGTCCGTAGTCTGGCTGATGCCTTTGCGCTTCCGGTTCCAGCTAGTTTGGCCCTTACTCACATTGCGTTACCAATCGGCATTAGCTTTTATACGTTTCAGGGCATTTCCTACACGCTGGATATTTACTGGGGCCGAATTCGGGCTAATCGTAGTTTTCTGGATTATGGCACCTACGTGGCGATGTTCCCGCATCAGATAGCGGGGCCTATTGTCCGGTATGCCGACATTGCTCCTGAACTGGCGGACCGAACCACAACCATTGAAAAATTTGGTATTGGTGCCGAGCGGTTCATTCTGGGACTAGCGAAGAAAGTTCTTCTGGCCAATACGTTTGCCAGTTTGGCAGATACGATCTTTAATGCACCCATCGATTCGTACCCAACAGCAACAGCCTGGCTGGGTATTGTGGCTTATTCGCTGCAAATCTATTTCGACTTCTCGGGCTATTCGGACATGGCTATTGGGCTGGGGAAGATGGTTGGGTTCGATTTCAAAGAGAATTTTAATTATCCTTATATTGCCCGCTCGATTCAGGATTTCTGGCGCAGGTGGCATATTTCGCTGTCTAGCTGGTTTCGCGATTACGTATATATTCCACTGGGAGGCAATCGGGGCAGTCAACTACGGACATACCGAAATCTGCTGATAGTCTTTTTTGTCACGGGCTTATGGCACGGAGCCAGTTGGAATTTTATCATATGGGGCCTCTATCACGGGTTGTTTCTGCTCATAGAACGGGCTGGCCTAGGCAAACGTCTGGAGCGCATCTGGCCACCTATTGCGCACGCCTATACGCTGATCGTTGTCTTAGTTGGCTGGGTCTTCTTCCGCGTTGAAACCCTGCCCGAAGCGATTCATTTTCTCCAGAAGATGCTTGGCCTGGGCCTACAGCCATCGGCTGCAGTGGCTTACCCACCCGCCTATTTTCTGACGGACGAACTTGTTGTTTCGCTCCTGTTAGGCCTTGTTTTAGCCACCCCAATTTACCCTTCTTTTCAACGGGGCTCGAATCGCTGGCTGGCTCGCCTGGTACCCGTACGGCTTCTGCTCAACTCTGCATACGTTGTGGGGCTGTTTAGCCTGTTTGTGTTAGCGGTTATGTATCTGGCGGCCGACACCTACAATCCATTTATTTATTTCCGCTTTTAG
- a CDS encoding MgtC/SapB family protein: MDFAQEDLIRLGISLVIGGLIGAEREYHGKSAGLRTMIMICVGSTLFTMISSRIGGSGARIAANIVNGIGFLGAGIIFRENNRVKGLTTAATVWAVSALGMCVGAGHYDIALIGFVFILGSLLLLVNLAGRIHKLNQIRDYKIVTAFHNKTLKQYEELFDEFGLKSTRNQQQRIGTEIIGHWRVSGSEQNHEKCIKRLLRDPEVKEFTF, translated from the coding sequence ATGGATTTTGCGCAGGAAGACCTTATTCGACTGGGCATTTCGCTGGTCATTGGCGGACTGATTGGGGCTGAACGCGAGTATCATGGCAAATCGGCCGGGTTGCGAACCATGATTATGATTTGCGTCGGGTCCACCCTGTTTACCATGATATCGAGCCGGATTGGTGGATCCGGCGCCCGGATCGCGGCCAATATTGTGAACGGCATCGGTTTCCTGGGTGCCGGCATTATCTTTCGCGAAAATAACCGGGTAAAGGGACTCACAACAGCCGCTACTGTGTGGGCTGTATCGGCCCTGGGCATGTGCGTTGGGGCGGGCCACTACGATATTGCGCTGATTGGTTTTGTCTTTATTCTGGGGTCATTACTTTTGCTGGTCAACCTGGCGGGCCGGATTCACAAATTGAACCAAATTCGTGATTATAAAATTGTAACAGCGTTTCATAACAAGACTCTGAAACAGTACGAAGAGCTTTTCGACGAATTTGGCTTAAAATCGACCCGAAACCAGCAACAACGTATTGGCACCGAGATCATCGGTCACTGGCGGGTGAGTGGGTCCGAGCAAAACCATGAAAAGTGCATTAAACGTTTGTTGAGAGACCCCGAGGTAAAAGAATTTACCTTTTGA
- a CDS encoding alginate O-acetyltransferase AlgX-related protein: protein MVQLRPKRNTIRLSQFRSRSTKRLPSRATLLSIGFILLLTLPTLDQWLGMSRNVKSPEKRILSTFPEARFPHILTFIAQFNTYYKENFGWRNALFYQYSYWKYKILKTSPLPDKVVIGKNHWFYPGNSLSHVADQHQGLCPFHPDTLASIARHLSNFQRQFKAQGATLYILIAPDSYSIYPENLSNYLPINAHVSNFDRFNTYMRQYTTIPVVDVRQALIAAKADRVTYCQTDTHWNEYGSLIATLTMVNRLRKDFPKLPVARLTDYAISPVPGIGGDLVTMLALNHEVVDSIAYKIKPAKFLLAQNIEQNENLEKGLPSQRFVTASSQLPKLLLIGDSFSFSMNQSLPGYFRESYLVRDHTCNMELIKKEHPDIIVFEIVERNIAFLGQL, encoded by the coding sequence ATGGTACAGTTACGACCCAAACGAAACACTATTCGGTTGTCTCAATTCCGGTCGCGCTCTACAAAACGACTACCCTCTAGAGCCACTCTGCTGAGCATTGGATTCATTCTACTGCTGACTTTGCCAACGCTGGACCAATGGCTGGGTATGTCCCGAAACGTTAAAAGCCCAGAGAAGCGGATTCTGTCTACCTTTCCCGAGGCCAGGTTCCCCCATATTTTAACCTTTATTGCACAATTCAATACCTATTACAAGGAAAATTTTGGCTGGCGGAATGCGCTGTTCTATCAATATAGCTATTGGAAATATAAGATTTTAAAAACTTCGCCCTTGCCCGACAAGGTAGTAATCGGCAAAAACCATTGGTTTTATCCAGGCAACAGCTTGAGCCATGTCGCCGACCAGCACCAGGGGTTATGCCCATTCCATCCGGATACATTAGCCTCAATAGCGCGCCATTTGAGCAACTTCCAGCGCCAATTCAAGGCACAGGGAGCCACGTTATACATATTGATTGCGCCCGACTCCTACTCGATTTATCCAGAGAACTTGTCCAATTATTTGCCGATCAACGCACATGTGTCTAATTTTGACCGGTTCAACACCTACATGCGTCAATACACGACTATTCCGGTAGTCGATGTGCGTCAGGCATTAATTGCGGCTAAAGCTGACCGGGTTACGTACTGTCAGACCGATACGCACTGGAATGAGTATGGTTCGCTGATTGCCACGTTAACCATGGTAAACAGGCTGCGGAAAGATTTCCCTAAGCTGCCCGTTGCCCGACTAACGGACTATGCTATCTCTCCGGTACCTGGGATTGGTGGAGATCTGGTGACGATGCTGGCATTGAATCATGAAGTTGTTGACTCGATAGCATATAAAATTAAACCAGCCAAGTTTCTGCTTGCTCAAAACATTGAACAAAATGAAAATCTCGAGAAGGGGTTGCCTTCTCAACGATTTGTCACTGCCTCAAGCCAGTTGCCCAAGTTGTTGCTTATTGGCGACTCCTTTAGCTTTTCAATGAATCAGTCGTTACCGGGTTATTTCCGGGAATCATATCTGGTCCGCGATCATACGTGCAACATGGAACTGATTAAAAAAGAGCATCCTGACATTATCGTCTTTGAGATTGTTGAGCGAAACATTGCTTTTCTAGGCCAATTATAG
- the uvrA gene encoding excinuclease ABC subunit UvrA: MTQTTETERRTAGPQRSVDYLDPKQFIIIKGAKVHNLKGIDVAIPRNKLVVLTGLSGSGKSSLAFDTLFAEGQRMYVESLSSYARQFLGRMEKPEVEYIKGVSPAIAIEQKVSTRNPRSTVGTSTEIYDYLKLLFGRAGITYSPISGYEVRKDTVTDVVNFMYEFDAGQRVMVMAPLRVRDDRTLAYELNILLQKGYTRIVADGEIIQIEDVLNGDDANMPQPYGSLEILVDRGTVLYDDKGNPDEDNQYRFSDSVQTAFSEGDGTCRVDVVGKESRIFSDKFELDGIVFEEPSVNLFTFNNPYGACRRCDGFGKVLGIDPDLVIPDKNLSVFEGAIAPWRSEKMSEEFLKPLLKNGIRFDFPIHRPYKDLTPAEQELLWTGNKYFEGINAFFDFVESQTFKVQYRVMLSRYRGKTTCPECRGSRLRKDAGYVKIAGKSITDLVLMPLTQVTAFFRDLELPEHQQKIANRILVEIRNRLDYMERVGLGYLTLNRLTNTLSGGEYQRIKLATSLGSALVGSMYILDEPSIGLHPRDTQRLVSVLESLRDMGNTVIVVEHEEEVMRAADQLIDIGPDAGSLGGHLVFQGTWEDVVSDSRTRDEAGERAELANGSGQPPTSPLVSHTIDFLTGRETVPVPSFRRKATNFIELKGARENNLKNVDVRFPLNTLTVVTGVSGSGKSTLIRKVLYPALMRQRGEGTEEAGKFDGLSGSLDRVSAVEMIDQNPIGKSSRSNPVTYIKAYDYLRQVMADQPVSKSRGYKPSHFSFNVDGGRCEVCQGEGEVKIEMQFMADIYLKCEGCGGKRFKQEVLEVTLQDKNISDILDMTVDEAVVFFRKVDNKMADKLQPLQDVGLGYIGLGQSANTLSGGEAQRVKLASFLGKGNPNKGSTLFIFDEPTTGLHFHDIRKLLSAINALVDQGDSVIIIEHNMEVIKNADHIIDLGPEGGETGGYVTFTGTPEEMVKLTDGNFTAQYLNGKV; the protein is encoded by the coding sequence ATGACTCAGACCACGGAAACCGAACGCCGGACCGCCGGACCACAGCGTTCCGTTGATTACCTCGACCCCAAACAGTTTATTATCATCAAAGGGGCGAAAGTACACAATCTAAAAGGAATTGATGTTGCCATCCCCCGTAACAAGTTAGTTGTCTTGACCGGCCTATCGGGTTCGGGCAAATCGTCGCTGGCTTTTGATACCTTATTTGCCGAAGGCCAGCGCATGTACGTCGAAAGCCTGAGCAGCTATGCCCGCCAGTTTCTGGGGCGTATGGAAAAGCCTGAGGTCGAATACATTAAGGGTGTGTCGCCTGCTATTGCCATTGAGCAAAAAGTATCGACCCGCAACCCCCGCTCAACCGTTGGTACGTCCACCGAGATTTATGATTACCTGAAACTGCTCTTTGGTCGGGCAGGTATTACCTATTCACCAATCTCGGGCTACGAAGTACGAAAGGATACGGTGACGGATGTCGTTAATTTCATGTACGAGTTCGACGCTGGTCAACGGGTTATGGTCATGGCGCCACTCCGTGTGCGCGACGACCGAACGCTGGCGTATGAGCTGAATATCCTGCTTCAGAAGGGCTACACCCGGATTGTGGCTGATGGCGAGATCATACAAATTGAAGACGTGCTGAACGGCGATGACGCAAATATGCCTCAGCCGTACGGTTCACTGGAAATTTTAGTAGACCGGGGCACAGTCCTTTACGACGATAAGGGCAACCCCGATGAGGATAACCAGTATCGTTTCTCCGATTCTGTACAAACGGCCTTCAGTGAGGGCGACGGTACCTGTCGGGTGGATGTTGTTGGTAAGGAATCTCGAATTTTCTCCGACAAATTTGAGCTGGACGGCATTGTGTTCGAGGAGCCGAGCGTAAACCTGTTTACATTCAATAATCCCTATGGCGCCTGCCGTCGATGCGATGGATTTGGGAAAGTGCTGGGTATAGATCCCGATCTGGTCATTCCCGATAAAAACCTGTCGGTATTTGAAGGAGCCATTGCGCCTTGGCGCAGTGAAAAAATGAGTGAGGAGTTCCTGAAGCCGCTGCTCAAGAACGGTATTCGGTTCGACTTTCCCATTCACCGGCCTTACAAAGATTTGACCCCGGCCGAGCAGGAACTACTCTGGACGGGTAACAAATACTTCGAAGGAATCAATGCTTTCTTCGACTTCGTGGAAAGCCAGACCTTTAAGGTTCAGTACCGAGTCATGCTGTCCCGGTATCGGGGCAAAACAACCTGTCCTGAATGCCGGGGTTCCCGACTGCGCAAAGATGCCGGGTATGTAAAGATCGCCGGGAAATCCATCACCGATCTTGTGCTGATGCCACTTACCCAGGTGACGGCTTTCTTCCGCGATCTGGAACTGCCCGAACACCAGCAGAAAATTGCTAACCGGATTCTGGTCGAGATTCGTAACCGGCTGGATTATATGGAGCGGGTGGGCCTCGGCTACCTAACGCTCAACCGACTGACCAATACCTTGTCGGGGGGCGAGTATCAGCGGATTAAGCTGGCTACCTCGCTGGGGTCGGCGCTAGTGGGTTCGATGTATATTCTGGACGAGCCAAGCATTGGCCTGCACCCTCGCGACACCCAACGGTTGGTGAGTGTACTCGAATCGTTGCGCGATATGGGCAACACTGTCATTGTGGTGGAACACGAGGAAGAGGTGATGCGGGCTGCTGACCAGCTCATCGATATTGGCCCTGATGCGGGTTCGCTGGGTGGCCATCTGGTGTTTCAGGGAACGTGGGAAGATGTGGTGTCGGATTCGAGAACCCGCGACGAGGCTGGCGAACGTGCTGAATTGGCCAATGGCTCCGGCCAACCGCCAACATCACCATTGGTTTCCCATACCATCGACTTCCTGACGGGGCGCGAAACGGTTCCTGTGCCATCATTTCGGCGTAAGGCAACGAACTTTATCGAACTGAAAGGCGCCCGTGAAAACAACCTGAAAAATGTGGATGTGCGGTTTCCGCTCAACACCCTCACGGTCGTAACGGGTGTTTCGGGCTCGGGAAAGAGTACCCTGATCCGGAAAGTGCTGTATCCGGCGCTCATGCGGCAACGGGGTGAAGGCACCGAAGAAGCGGGTAAATTCGATGGATTGAGTGGCTCCCTCGACCGTGTTTCGGCCGTTGAGATGATCGACCAGAACCCAATCGGCAAATCGAGTCGCTCCAATCCCGTCACCTACATCAAAGCCTACGATTACCTCCGGCAGGTAATGGCCGATCAGCCGGTATCCAAATCGCGGGGCTATAAGCCAAGCCATTTTTCATTCAACGTGGATGGAGGTCGGTGCGAGGTTTGCCAGGGGGAAGGTGAAGTGAAAATTGAGATGCAGTTTATGGCCGACATCTACCTCAAATGTGAGGGGTGCGGAGGAAAACGATTCAAACAGGAAGTTCTGGAAGTAACCTTGCAGGATAAAAACATATCTGACATTCTGGACATGACCGTCGATGAAGCCGTTGTCTTCTTCCGAAAAGTAGATAACAAAATGGCCGACAAACTGCAACCCCTACAGGATGTAGGATTAGGCTATATCGGCCTAGGTCAATCGGCGAATACGCTGTCGGGGGGCGAAGCGCAACGGGTGAAACTGGCCTCGTTCTTGGGTAAAGGCAACCCGAACAAGGGAAGCACCTTATTTATTTTCGACGAACCGACTACCGGCCTGCATTTCCATGACATTCGCAAGTTACTCTCTGCCATCAATGCCCTCGTTGATCAGGGCGATTCGGTAATCATCATTGAGCACAATATGGAGGTCATCAAAAATGCCGACCACATTATTGATCTCGGTCCTGAAGGGGGCGAAACAGGGGGGTATGTTACCTTTACCGGCACACCCGAAGAGATGGTAAAGCTAACGGATGGCAATTTTACCGCACAGTACCTGAACGGTAAAGTCTAA
- a CDS encoding sialate O-acetylesterase yields MARLVVQRGTDGNGRLYLSGRFTGSVDRVEAQLTPAVAGQGVATGWQTVQTNPANNLFLGYITGAGGWYVLNVRTVVGNAVQEQVSVQPVGIGEVFITAGQSNSRGLGIGDNDLGTNTDRVNAIDSINHYYPQPPAAPALLSSGDPSPVPRFKALTATRRIFPMAESSWGWGELGDYIVNRYNVPVAFFVTGWDGSTIDNWQKTANGIPTCNAYYCTAGNWENLQPYTNLKNVLRYYGSVSGVRAILWQQGEAEADVASSDIPTYADRLRDVIQKTRQDFGGQNVPWMVARASFNGTKTTPAVVAQQENVIATSGFNVFQGPYNDTIQNRNAGNVDVHFRNVSRPSPHPQYYLNNRPIPVDMGLSRFARNWNNSLNNAFFQNAQPITPTQFAVTGNLAAYVLPGSTLAVTFSTLGAFNAGNQWQVQLLDSLGQYKSVLGSGSASPIQVTLPSDLQRGRFQIRVVSTSPAVPAVPSNLFQISNQADLSLSMSINQRAPDVNTPVTISLYVQNAGPGPAKGVVVRNRLPDNLAFVSSSDLSASGTVLTSAALDIASGATQKLSFIAKPTQLGTYQNAAEVAQTITIDPDSQPNSGTGDGQDDAVQLDFRTRQSSTAVFTSPNPNQVPLPSVSSNQPMPDPAKADISLSMSVSNRAPSVGNLLVYTVTLTNRGGLSATGLSVAAYLPAGQMFVAGDDFGVSGGALVSGVSSLAAGSSISLRFRASATASGRGVCTAQVAAAGVPDPDSTPGNGVTNGEDDTAQVDLRVK; encoded by the coding sequence ATGGCGCGCCTGGTCGTACAGCGCGGAACGGATGGGAATGGTCGACTTTATTTATCCGGCCGATTTACGGGCTCGGTCGACCGGGTGGAGGCTCAGCTGACCCCCGCTGTGGCTGGTCAGGGCGTGGCGACCGGCTGGCAAACGGTACAAACAAACCCTGCTAACAACCTTTTTCTGGGCTATATCACGGGTGCTGGCGGCTGGTATGTCCTCAACGTGCGCACCGTTGTAGGCAACGCCGTGCAGGAGCAAGTGAGCGTTCAGCCGGTTGGTATCGGTGAAGTGTTCATTACAGCTGGACAGTCGAACTCGCGCGGGCTGGGGATTGGCGATAATGATCTTGGCACCAATACCGACCGTGTCAACGCCATCGATTCCATTAACCACTACTACCCACAACCTCCAGCAGCACCCGCTCTGCTATCCTCTGGTGATCCTTCGCCCGTACCTCGATTCAAGGCGTTGACCGCCACCCGACGCATCTTCCCAATGGCCGAGAGCTCATGGGGGTGGGGCGAACTAGGTGACTATATCGTGAATCGGTACAACGTACCGGTGGCTTTTTTCGTGACCGGCTGGGATGGATCCACCATCGACAACTGGCAGAAAACGGCAAATGGTATCCCCACCTGTAATGCCTATTACTGCACGGCAGGGAACTGGGAGAATCTGCAGCCCTATACCAACTTGAAAAATGTACTTCGGTATTACGGTTCTGTATCTGGCGTACGGGCCATACTCTGGCAGCAGGGCGAAGCGGAAGCTGATGTCGCCAGTAGCGATATTCCTACCTATGCCGACCGGCTTCGCGACGTCATACAGAAAACGCGTCAGGATTTTGGTGGCCAAAATGTGCCCTGGATGGTGGCTCGTGCGTCGTTTAATGGAACAAAGACAACGCCAGCGGTGGTTGCTCAACAGGAAAATGTGATTGCTACGTCAGGCTTTAATGTGTTTCAGGGACCATACAATGACACCATTCAGAACCGAAACGCAGGAAACGTCGATGTTCACTTTCGTAATGTGTCGCGGCCATCGCCCCACCCGCAATATTACCTGAATAACCGGCCTATTCCGGTGGATATGGGCCTGTCTCGGTTTGCGCGCAACTGGAACAACAGCCTCAACAACGCTTTCTTTCAGAATGCCCAACCCATTACTCCGACCCAGTTTGCTGTAACGGGCAACTTGGCTGCCTATGTTTTGCCGGGTTCGACGCTGGCCGTAACCTTCAGTACGCTGGGTGCGTTCAATGCTGGAAATCAATGGCAGGTACAATTGCTCGATTCACTTGGCCAGTATAAGAGCGTTTTGGGGAGTGGGTCGGCCAGCCCCATTCAGGTAACCCTTCCCAGCGACTTGCAGCGAGGTCGTTTTCAGATTCGGGTGGTGTCTACATCACCTGCCGTGCCTGCTGTACCTTCCAATCTGTTTCAGATTTCCAATCAGGCTGACCTGAGCCTGTCTATGAGTATCAATCAGCGAGCTCCTGATGTAAATACGCCAGTTACCATAAGCCTGTACGTTCAAAATGCCGGACCGGGTCCGGCTAAAGGCGTCGTTGTTCGAAACCGCTTACCCGATAATCTGGCCTTTGTTTCCTCGTCCGACCTGTCGGCTTCGGGAACAGTGCTGACCAGTGCTGCTCTTGACATTGCCTCGGGAGCTACCCAAAAGCTCAGTTTTATCGCAAAGCCGACTCAGTTGGGTACCTATCAGAATGCGGCCGAAGTGGCGCAGACAATAACCATCGATCCCGACAGTCAACCAAATTCCGGTACCGGCGATGGACAGGACGATGCCGTTCAACTGGACTTTCGTACGCGTCAGAGCAGTACCGCCGTGTTTACCTCGCCAAATCCCAATCAGGTACCGCTGCCAAGCGTTAGTAGCAATCAGCCCATGCCTGACCCGGCAAAGGCTGATATTAGCCTGAGTATGTCCGTTAGTAATCGTGCGCCCAGTGTGGGGAATCTGCTTGTTTATACCGTTACGCTGACCAACAGGGGCGGTTTATCGGCAACGGGCTTAAGCGTAGCGGCCTATTTGCCCGCTGGTCAGATGTTCGTGGCTGGTGATGATTTTGGCGTATCGGGTGGGGCATTGGTTAGTGGTGTAAGCAGTTTAGCCGCCGGAAGTAGTATTTCGCTGCGTTTTCGGGCTAGTGCCACCGCCAGTGGCCGGGGCGTTTGTACGGCGCAGGTCGCAGCGGCCGGGGTGCCAGATCCCGATTCTACGCCCGGCAATGGCGTCACAAATGGAGAAGACGATACCGCTCAGGTAGATCTCCGGGTTAAGTAA